One genomic segment of Pseudomonas sp. p1(2021b) includes these proteins:
- a CDS encoding proline--tRNA ligase: MRTSQYLLATQKETPADAVVISHQLMLRAGMIRKLASGLYTWLPMGLRVMRKVEAVVREEMNAAGALEVLMPSIQPAELWQESGRWEQYGPELLRLKDRHDREFCVGPTHEEVITDLARNELSSYKQLPLNMYQIQTKFRDEIRPRFGLMRGREFIMKDAYSFHADQASLQETYDRMHQAYTNIFTRLGLDFRPVQADTGSIGGSYSHEFHVLAESGEDDVIFSDSSDYAANIEKAEAIPRETVRPAPTEELRLVDTPDAKTIAQLVENYGLPIEKTVKTLIVRGAEEGKLVALVVRGDHELNEIKAAKLEQVADPLVMATDADLRAAIGAGAGSLGPMNLPLECIIDRSVALMSDFCIGANIDDKHYFSVNWERDLPVPQVADLRNVVEGDPSPDGQGTLVIKRGIEVGHIFQLGTKYSEALKCQVLGENGKPVTLAMGCYGIGVSRVVAAAIEQSYDDKGIIWNDALAPFQIALVPLRYETDAVREATDKLYAELTAAGYEVLLDDRDKKTSPGIKFADMELIGIPHRIVVSDRGLAEGNLEYKHRTEQEAQTLPLNEVLTFLQARIRR, translated from the coding sequence ATGCGCACCAGTCAATATTTGCTCGCCACCCAGAAAGAAACCCCTGCCGACGCAGTGGTCATCAGCCATCAGCTCATGCTGCGCGCCGGCATGATCCGCAAGCTGGCCTCCGGCCTGTACACCTGGCTGCCGATGGGCCTGCGGGTGATGCGCAAGGTCGAAGCGGTGGTCCGTGAGGAAATGAACGCTGCCGGCGCCCTGGAAGTGCTGATGCCGAGCATCCAGCCCGCCGAGCTGTGGCAGGAATCCGGCCGCTGGGAACAGTACGGCCCGGAGCTGCTGCGCCTGAAGGACCGCCACGACCGCGAGTTCTGCGTTGGCCCGACCCACGAGGAGGTCATCACCGACCTCGCGCGCAACGAGCTGTCCAGCTATAAACAGCTGCCGCTGAACATGTACCAGATCCAGACCAAGTTCCGTGACGAGATCCGTCCGCGCTTCGGCCTGATGCGCGGCCGCGAATTCATCATGAAGGACGCCTATTCCTTCCATGCCGACCAGGCTTCCCTGCAGGAAACCTACGACCGCATGCACCAGGCGTACACCAATATCTTCACCCGCCTGGGCCTGGACTTCCGTCCGGTGCAGGCCGACACCGGCTCCATCGGGGGCAGCTACTCCCATGAATTCCACGTCCTGGCCGAGTCCGGCGAAGACGACGTGATCTTCAGCGACAGCTCCGACTACGCCGCCAACATCGAGAAGGCCGAAGCCATCCCGCGTGAAACCGTGCGCCCTGCCCCCACCGAGGAGCTGCGCCTGGTCGACACGCCCGATGCCAAGACCATCGCGCAACTGGTCGAAAACTACGGCCTGCCGATCGAGAAGACCGTCAAGACCCTCATCGTGCGTGGCGCCGAAGAAGGCAAACTGGTCGCCCTGGTGGTGCGTGGCGACCATGAGCTGAACGAGATCAAGGCTGCCAAGCTCGAGCAGGTCGCCGACCCGCTGGTCATGGCCACCGACGCCGACCTGCGCGCCGCCATTGGCGCCGGTGCCGGCTCCCTGGGCCCGATGAACCTGCCGCTGGAATGCATCATCGACCGCTCCGTGGCCCTGATGAGCGACTTCTGCATCGGCGCCAACATCGACGACAAGCACTATTTCAGCGTCAACTGGGAACGCGACCTGCCGGTCCCACAGGTCGCCGACCTGCGCAACGTGGTCGAAGGCGACCCGAGCCCGGACGGCCAAGGTACGCTGGTGATCAAGCGTGGCATCGAGGTTGGCCATATCTTCCAGCTCGGCACCAAGTACAGCGAGGCGCTCAAGTGCCAGGTACTGGGCGAGAACGGCAAGCCGGTGACCCTGGCCATGGGTTGCTACGGCATCGGCGTGTCCCGCGTGGTCGCCGCCGCCATCGAGCAGAGCTATGACGACAAAGGCATCATCTGGAACGACGCCCTGGCTCCCTTCCAGATCGCCCTGGTACCGCTGCGCTACGAGACCGACGCCGTGCGCGAGGCCACCGACAAGCTGTACGCCGAACTGACCGCCGCCGGCTACGAAGTACTGCTGGACGACCGCGACAAGAAGACCAGCCCTGGCATCAAGTTCGCCGACATGGAGCTGATCGGCATTCCGCACCGCATCGTGGTCAGCGACCGCGGCCTGGCCGAAGGCAACCTGGAATACAAGCACCGCACCGAGCAGGAGGCCCAGACCTTGCCGCTCAACGAGGTACTGACCTTCCTGCAAGCCCGCATTCGCCGCTGA
- the dinB gene encoding DNA polymerase IV encodes MRKIIHIDCDCFYAAIEMRDDPRLAGRPMAVGGAPEQRGVIATCNYEARAYGVRSAMSSRHALKLCPDLLIVKPRFEAYREASREIHAIFRDYTDLIEPLSLDEAYLDVSDSQWYAGSATRIAEDIRRRVAKTLHITVSAGVAPNKFLAKIASDWRKPNGLFVITPPEVEAFVAALPVARLHGVGKVTADKLARLGIDTCLELRDWSRLALVREFGSFGERLWGLARGIDERSVHNDSRRQSVSVENTYDTDLPDLASCLDKLPELLRSLSERIARMDSSYRPDKPFVKVKFHDFSQTTLEQAGAGRDLESYRQLLSQAFARGGKPVRLLGVGVRLRDLRGAHEQLELFPPQ; translated from the coding sequence CTGCGCAAGATCATCCATATCGACTGCGATTGTTTCTATGCCGCGATCGAGATGCGCGACGACCCACGGCTGGCCGGTCGCCCCATGGCGGTGGGTGGGGCGCCGGAGCAGCGCGGGGTCATCGCTACCTGCAATTATGAGGCGCGTGCCTATGGGGTGCGCTCGGCCATGTCGTCACGGCATGCCTTGAAGTTGTGCCCGGACCTGTTGATCGTCAAGCCGCGTTTCGAGGCCTACCGCGAAGCCTCCCGGGAGATCCATGCGATCTTTCGCGACTACACCGACCTGATCGAGCCGCTGTCGCTGGACGAGGCCTACCTGGATGTCAGTGACAGCCAGTGGTACGCCGGCAGTGCCACGCGCATTGCCGAGGATATACGCAGGCGGGTCGCCAAGACCTTGCACATCACGGTGTCTGCCGGTGTGGCGCCGAACAAGTTCCTGGCCAAGATCGCCAGCGACTGGCGCAAGCCCAATGGCCTGTTCGTCATCACTCCACCTGAAGTCGAGGCCTTCGTGGCCGCGTTGCCCGTCGCCAGGCTGCATGGAGTGGGCAAGGTCACGGCCGACAAACTGGCGCGCCTGGGTATCGATACCTGCCTGGAGCTGCGCGACTGGTCACGGCTGGCGCTGGTGCGTGAGTTCGGCAGTTTTGGCGAGCGGCTGTGGGGCCTGGCGCGGGGTATCGATGAGCGCAGTGTGCACAATGACAGCCGGCGCCAGTCGGTCAGCGTGGAAAACACCTACGACACCGACTTGCCGGACCTGGCAAGCTGCCTGGACAAACTGCCTGAACTGCTGCGCAGCTTGAGCGAGCGTATCGCGCGGATGGACAGCAGCTATCGGCCCGACAAGCCGTTCGTCAAGGTCAAGTTCCATGACTTCAGCCAGACCACGTTGGAGCAGGCGGGCGCAGGGCGAGACCTGGAGAGCTATCGGCAGTTGCTGAGCCAGGCCTTTGCCAGGGGCGGCAAGCCGGTGCGGCTACTGGGGGTGGGAGTACGTTTGCGGGATTTGCGCGGGGCCCATGAGCAGTTGGAGCTTTTTCCACCGCAATAG
- the mprF gene encoding bifunctional lysylphosphatidylglycerol flippase/synthetase MprF, with product MNAHDAQNPVPLAGTLPNAARRLPWLERLSRYRQPLGLALTLLLFSLALVACRHLLSELDIHALHDAMLSVPGPSLAGALLATALGFTALLGYEWSASRYAAVPLPARTLALGGFSAFAIGNAVGLSILSGGSVRYRLYARHGLGAAEIARMTVFASLSLGCALPPLAALATLGDLPAAATALRLPAPVLAGIAVAVLAMTAVLVASLYRRRLPEQPLADNVLVRFGRRTLRLPGLRLAALQLLVTGLDVIAAATVLYLLLPDAPPFGAFVLVYLLALAAGVLSHVPGGVGVFEAVLLAAFAEQLGAAPLAAALLLYRLIYVVLPLLVACVLLLASEARRLLFARQAINAAAGLAAPVLAILVFLSGVVLLFSGATPEIDTRLEHMGFLIPHRLIDASHFGASLVGVLCLLLAQGLRRRLSAAWLLTTVLLLVGAVLSLLKGFDWEEACILSVTAALLALFRRSFYRPSRLLELPLSPVYLVASVCVLGASLWLLLFAYQDVPYSHELWWQFTLDADAPRGLRAAMGSAVLLVIVALTWLLRTARPVIHLPTEEELQRAKRILLDSDQPDGGLALTGDKALLFHPNDEAFLMYARRGRSLVALYDPIGPAEARAEMIWQFRDLCDLHHARPVFYQVRAQNLPYYMDIGLTALKLGEEAQVDLQRFDLQAQGKEMKDLRYTWNRGGRDGLALEIHEPGQAPLAALKEISDAWLGGKNVREKGFSLGRFSQDYLRHFRIALIRFQGRPVAFANLLETHGNELASLDLMRAHPEAPKLTMEFLMIGLIQHYKSQGYAHFSLGMVPLSGLQPRRGAPLTQRLGSMVFQRGEQLYNFQGLRRFKDKFQPDWEPRYMAVPAGLDPLVALADTAALIAGGLTGLVKR from the coding sequence ATGAATGCGCATGACGCCCAGAACCCGGTGCCTCTTGCCGGCACACTGCCCAACGCCGCCCGCCGCCTACCTTGGCTGGAACGGCTGAGCCGATACCGCCAGCCCCTTGGCCTGGCCTTGACCCTGCTGCTGTTCAGCCTGGCCCTGGTCGCCTGTCGCCACTTGCTGAGCGAACTGGACATCCATGCCCTGCATGACGCCATGCTCAGCGTGCCGGGCCCATCCCTGGCTGGGGCACTGCTGGCCACCGCGCTGGGTTTCACGGCCCTGCTCGGCTATGAGTGGTCGGCCAGCCGCTACGCCGCGGTGCCCCTCCCCGCGCGCACCCTCGCCCTGGGAGGGTTCAGTGCCTTCGCCATTGGCAATGCCGTCGGCCTGTCGATCCTCTCTGGCGGCTCGGTGCGTTATCGCCTGTATGCACGCCACGGCCTGGGCGCGGCGGAAATCGCTCGCATGACCGTATTCGCCAGCTTGTCGCTGGGCTGTGCCCTGCCTCCCCTGGCGGCACTGGCAACGCTCGGTGACCTGCCGGCCGCCGCCACCGCGCTACGCCTACCCGCCCCCGTGCTGGCCGGTATCGCCGTGGCGGTGCTGGCGATGACCGCTGTACTGGTGGCCAGCCTCTATCGTCGGCGCCTGCCCGAACAACCCCTGGCCGATAACGTGCTGGTGCGGTTCGGGCGACGGACCTTGCGCCTGCCAGGCCTACGCCTGGCAGCCTTGCAATTGCTGGTCACGGGCCTGGATGTCATCGCCGCAGCCACGGTACTTTACCTACTGCTGCCCGACGCCCCGCCGTTCGGCGCCTTTGTCCTGGTCTACCTGCTGGCCCTGGCAGCAGGCGTGCTCAGCCACGTACCGGGCGGCGTCGGGGTGTTCGAGGCCGTGCTGCTTGCAGCGTTCGCCGAGCAACTGGGCGCCGCACCGCTGGCCGCCGCCTTGCTACTGTACCGCCTCATCTATGTGGTGCTGCCCCTGCTGGTGGCCTGCGTATTGCTGCTGGCCAGCGAAGCGCGCCGCCTGCTGTTCGCCCGCCAGGCGATCAATGCCGCGGCCGGGCTGGCCGCGCCGGTGCTGGCGATCCTGGTGTTCCTCTCAGGCGTGGTGCTGCTGTTTTCCGGCGCCACGCCCGAGATCGACACACGCCTGGAACACATGGGCTTTCTTATCCCCCATCGCCTGATCGACGCCTCGCACTTCGGCGCCAGCCTGGTCGGCGTGCTCTGTCTGCTCCTGGCCCAGGGCCTGAGACGACGGCTGTCAGCGGCCTGGCTGCTGACCACCGTGCTGTTGCTGGTGGGCGCCGTGTTGTCGCTGCTCAAAGGCTTCGACTGGGAGGAAGCCTGCATACTGAGTGTCACCGCAGCACTGCTGGCCCTGTTCCGCCGTTCCTTCTACCGGCCCAGCCGACTGCTGGAGCTGCCTCTCTCACCGGTCTACTTGGTGGCCAGCGTCTGCGTGCTCGGTGCCTCATTGTGGTTGCTGTTGTTCGCCTACCAAGATGTGCCCTACAGCCACGAACTGTGGTGGCAGTTCACCCTGGATGCCGACGCGCCCCGCGGCCTGCGCGCCGCTATGGGCAGTGCCGTACTGTTGGTGATCGTCGCCCTCACCTGGCTGCTGCGTACCGCGCGGCCGGTCATCCACCTGCCCACCGAAGAAGAACTGCAACGGGCCAAGCGCATTCTGCTGGACTCCGACCAACCCGATGGCGGCCTGGCCCTGACCGGCGACAAGGCGCTGCTTTTCCACCCCAACGATGAAGCCTTTCTCATGTACGCCCGCCGAGGCCGTAGCCTGGTCGCCCTGTACGACCCGATCGGCCCCGCCGAGGCGCGGGCCGAGATGATCTGGCAGTTCCGCGACCTGTGCGACCTGCACCATGCCCGCCCGGTGTTCTACCAGGTGCGTGCGCAGAACCTGCCGTACTACATGGACATCGGCCTGACTGCGCTCAAGCTCGGCGAGGAAGCCCAGGTCGACCTGCAGCGCTTCGATCTGCAGGCCCAAGGCAAGGAAATGAAAGACCTGCGCTACACCTGGAACCGAGGCGGGCGCGATGGCCTGGCCCTGGAGATCCATGAACCCGGCCAGGCACCGCTGGCGGCACTCAAGGAGATTTCTGACGCCTGGCTCGGCGGCAAGAACGTACGCGAGAAAGGTTTTTCCCTGGGCCGCTTCAGCCAAGACTACCTGCGCCATTTTCGCATCGCCCTGATCCGCTTCCAGGGGCGCCCGGTGGCCTTCGCCAACCTCCTTGAAACCCATGGCAACGAGCTGGCCAGCCTGGACCTGATGCGTGCCCACCCCGAGGCGCCCAAGCTGACCATGGAATTCTTGATGATCGGCCTGATCCAGCACTACAAAAGCCAGGGCTACGCCCACTTCAGCCTGGGCATGGTACCGCTTTCCGGCCTGCAGCCAAGGCGTGGCGCGCCCCTGACCCAACGCCTGGGCTCGATGGTGTTCCAGCGCGGCGAGCAGCTCTACAACTTCCAGGGGCTGCGACGCTTCAAGGACAAGTTCCAACCGGACTGGGAACCCCGCTACATGGCCGTGCCGGCCGGGCTCGACCCGCTGGTGGCGCTGGCCGATACCGCCGCCCTGATCGCAGGCGGCCTGACTGGTTTGGTGAAACGTTGA
- a CDS encoding virulence factor family protein, with product MTRRYWLYVCSAFFLALLAGAATFWLWTRPAPEAHLEHLTLADGSPLLRATPGVHARSHVAIAVPAGQALSDRQLLDLSQAGEAQLVQVVLPPSDCTRQQQVLDEAMKALSAPSNLVAGIGPGAAQAWRWLAAQDDDKARAISVGFTLEQPGCQPLPQAAAHGHWNVAWNDNPDDASAAFVRNQANAETSISDYDIHLPQVLKAQLTQALVGNNGNALSIPVVEVPAGQTTDTVTLFLSGDGGWRDLDRDVAGEMAKLGYPVVGIDTLRYYWQHKSPEQSAADLSELMQHYRQKWGTKRFVLTGYSFGADVLPAIYNRLPDEDKRRVDAVILLAFARSGSFEIEVEGWLGKEGQEAPTGPEMARLPASKVVCVYGVEEADESGCTDKTAVGEHLKLPGGHHFDENYPALAKRLIGEIETRQGKASVAEQN from the coding sequence ATGACCCGACGCTATTGGTTGTACGTATGCAGCGCATTTTTCCTGGCCTTGCTGGCAGGCGCCGCGACCTTCTGGCTATGGACCCGCCCCGCTCCCGAGGCCCACTTGGAACACCTGACCCTGGCCGACGGCAGCCCCCTGCTGCGTGCCACACCCGGCGTGCATGCCCGCAGCCATGTCGCCATCGCCGTCCCTGCAGGGCAGGCGTTGAGCGACAGGCAGCTGCTTGACCTGAGCCAGGCGGGCGAGGCACAACTGGTGCAGGTCGTCTTGCCGCCAAGCGATTGCACCCGGCAGCAACAGGTACTGGACGAAGCCATGAAGGCCTTGTCCGCACCTTCGAACCTGGTCGCCGGTATCGGCCCTGGTGCCGCCCAGGCCTGGCGTTGGCTCGCTGCCCAAGACGATGACAAGGCCCGCGCCATCTCGGTAGGTTTCACCCTGGAGCAACCCGGCTGCCAGCCCTTGCCCCAAGCGGCCGCCCACGGGCACTGGAACGTGGCCTGGAACGACAACCCCGACGATGCCAGCGCAGCCTTCGTGCGCAACCAGGCCAACGCCGAAACCAGCATCAGCGACTATGACATCCACCTGCCGCAGGTACTCAAGGCGCAACTGACCCAGGCCCTGGTGGGCAACAATGGCAATGCCCTGAGCATTCCGGTGGTCGAGGTCCCGGCCGGGCAGACCACCGACACGGTAACCCTGTTCCTCTCCGGCGATGGCGGTTGGCGTGACCTGGACCGCGACGTGGCCGGGGAAATGGCCAAGCTCGGCTACCCGGTGGTCGGTATCGATACCCTGCGCTACTACTGGCAGCACAAGAGCCCGGAACAGAGCGCCGCGGACCTTTCGGAACTGATGCAGCACTACCGCCAGAAGTGGGGGACCAAACGCTTCGTGCTCACCGGCTATTCCTTCGGTGCCGATGTCCTCCCGGCGATCTACAACCGCTTGCCGGACGAAGACAAGCGACGGGTCGATGCGGTGATCCTGCTGGCGTTCGCCCGTAGTGGCAGTTTCGAGATCGAGGTCGAGGGCTGGCTGGGCAAGGAAGGCCAGGAAGCGCCAACCGGGCCGGAGATGGCCAGGCTGCCGGCTTCCAAGGTGGTGTGTGTGTATGGCGTCGAGGAAGCCGACGAGAGTGGTTGCACGGACAAGACCGCTGTCGGCGAACATTTGAAACTTCCAGGCGGCCACCACTTCGACGAGAACTACCCGGCCCTGGCCAAGCGCCTCATCGGCGAGATCGAGACCCGCCAGGGCAAGGCCAGCGTGGCGGAGCAGAACTGA
- a CDS encoding potassium transporter Kup, with translation MVQASSHAASGQGAARPLSLLVAAVGVVYGDIGTSPLYTLKEVFTGGYGVTVNHDGVLGILALIFWSLVWVVSVKYVIFILRADNQGEGGTMALTALARRAVAPYPRLRMVMVGCGLIGASLFYGDSMITPAVSVLSAVEGMGLAFDGIDHWVVPIAVVILVALFLVQKHGTAKIGILFGPVMVAWFLVLAALGVHGILQSPEVLKALNPAWAVRFFIVHPGVGVAILGAVVLALTGAEALYADMGHFGRKPIARAWFALVLPALVLNYFGQGAMLLQDPAAARNPFYLLAPSWALLPLVGLATLATVIASQAVISGAFSLTRQAIQLGYVPRMQIQHTSSDEQGQIYIGAVNWALMVGVVLLVIGFESSSALAAAYGVAVTGTMLMTTVLVSVVMLLLWKWPPVLAVPVLLGFLLVDGLFFAANLPKVVQGGAFPVLAAIVLFVLMSTWKRGKQILVERIDDAALPLPLFISSIRAQPPHRVEGTAVFLTARSDAVPHALLHNLLHNQVLHSQVVLLTVVSEDRPRVPEHERFEVEAYGDGFFRVLLHFGFMDEPDVPAALRLCHLDALDFSPMRTTYFLSRETVIASRLEGMARWRGNLFAFLLKNANGNLRFFNLPLNRVIELGTQVEI, from the coding sequence ATGGTTCAGGCAAGCAGTCACGCCGCAAGTGGGCAGGGAGCGGCCCGGCCGCTGAGCCTGCTGGTGGCAGCGGTAGGGGTGGTGTATGGCGACATCGGCACCAGCCCGTTGTATACCCTCAAGGAAGTGTTCACCGGCGGCTATGGCGTCACGGTCAACCATGATGGCGTGCTGGGGATCCTGGCGCTGATCTTCTGGTCGTTGGTGTGGGTGGTGTCGGTCAAGTACGTGATCTTCATCCTGCGTGCCGACAACCAGGGCGAGGGCGGCACCATGGCACTGACCGCTCTGGCCCGGCGCGCCGTGGCGCCTTATCCGAGGCTGCGCATGGTCATGGTCGGCTGCGGGTTGATCGGTGCCTCGTTGTTCTATGGCGACAGCATGATCACCCCGGCGGTGTCGGTATTGTCCGCAGTGGAAGGCATGGGGCTGGCCTTCGACGGCATCGACCACTGGGTCGTGCCCATTGCCGTGGTGATCCTGGTGGCCTTGTTCCTGGTGCAAAAGCATGGCACGGCGAAGATCGGAATCCTGTTCGGGCCGGTCATGGTCGCCTGGTTCCTGGTGCTGGCGGCGTTGGGCGTGCATGGCATCCTGCAGAGCCCCGAGGTGCTCAAGGCACTCAACCCGGCGTGGGCGGTGCGTTTCTTCATCGTCCACCCAGGCGTGGGGGTGGCGATCCTGGGGGCGGTGGTATTGGCGCTGACCGGGGCCGAGGCGCTGTATGCGGACATGGGCCACTTCGGCCGCAAGCCCATTGCCCGGGCCTGGTTCGCCCTGGTGCTGCCAGCGCTGGTACTCAACTACTTCGGCCAGGGCGCCATGCTGCTGCAGGACCCGGCTGCGGCACGCAACCCATTCTACCTGCTGGCGCCAAGCTGGGCCTTGTTGCCTTTGGTGGGCCTGGCCACGCTGGCCACGGTGATCGCGTCCCAGGCAGTGATTTCCGGCGCTTTCTCCTTGACCCGACAGGCCATCCAGCTGGGCTATGTGCCGCGCATGCAGATCCAGCACACCTCCAGCGACGAGCAGGGGCAGATCTACATCGGTGCGGTGAACTGGGCCTTGATGGTCGGCGTGGTGTTGCTGGTAATCGGTTTCGAGTCTTCCAGCGCATTGGCCGCAGCCTATGGCGTGGCAGTGACCGGTACCATGCTGATGACCACGGTGCTGGTGTCGGTGGTGATGTTGCTGCTATGGAAGTGGCCACCCGTGCTGGCGGTGCCGGTGCTGCTGGGCTTCTTGCTGGTTGACGGGCTGTTCTTCGCGGCCAACCTGCCCAAAGTCGTGCAGGGTGGCGCGTTCCCGGTTCTGGCGGCGATCGTGCTGTTCGTGCTGATGAGCACCTGGAAGCGTGGCAAGCAGATCCTCGTGGAGCGCATCGATGACGCGGCGCTGCCGCTGCCGCTGTTCATCAGCAGCATCCGCGCGCAGCCGCCGCACCGAGTGGAGGGCACCGCGGTATTTCTGACCGCACGCTCGGATGCCGTGCCCCATGCACTATTGCACAACCTGTTGCACAACCAGGTGCTGCACAGCCAGGTCGTGCTGCTGACAGTGGTCAGTGAAGACCGCCCGCGGGTGCCGGAGCATGAACGCTTCGAGGTGGAGGCCTATGGCGACGGGTTCTTCCGGGTGCTGCTGCACTTCGGCTTCATGGATGAGCCTGACGTGCCGGCGGCATTGCGTTTGTGCCATCTGGACGCACTGGATTTCAGCCCGATGCGCACCACCTACTTCCTCAGCCGCGAGACGGTGATCGCTTCACGGCTCGAAGGCATGGCGCGTTGGCGTGGCAACCTGTTCGCCTTCCTGCTCAAGAATGCCAACGGCAACCTGCGATTCTTCAACCTGCCGTTGAATCGGGTGATCGAGCTGGGGACGCAGGTGGAGATCTGA
- a CDS encoding type II toxin-antitoxin system RelE/ParE family toxin, which produces MYEVEHVLSSNGVDIYQAWLDTVRDKRSKAKITTRVDRASLGHFGDVEPVGDGVFEMKINFGPGFRVYYAIQDRKIIFLLGGGSKDKQQKDIDQAKALWKSHKVN; this is translated from the coding sequence ATGTACGAAGTGGAACACGTACTGTCTTCCAATGGGGTGGACATCTACCAAGCTTGGCTCGATACCGTGCGAGACAAGCGCTCAAAAGCCAAGATCACCACCCGGGTGGACCGTGCCTCACTAGGCCACTTTGGGGACGTAGAACCGGTGGGTGATGGCGTCTTCGAAATGAAGATCAATTTTGGGCCTGGCTTCCGCGTCTACTACGCGATCCAGGATCGTAAGATCATTTTCCTGCTGGGCGGCGGCTCGAAAGACAAGCAGCAAAAGGATATCGATCAGGCCAAGGCCCTCTGGAAATCTCACAAGGTGAACTGA
- a CDS encoding addiction module antidote protein — protein MTARTRSHEDSVLGMLRDDEDFAIEYLATALEEIDEPGGEDTFLLAIRRIAEARGGMSNLSQSTGLARPSLYRSIAAGGDPKLSTVLKVLQALGIGMSKVVSHRAEEACD, from the coding sequence ATGACAGCTCGTACTCGTTCTCATGAAGACAGCGTGCTCGGTATGCTGCGGGATGACGAGGACTTTGCCATCGAGTATCTCGCTACCGCGCTTGAGGAAATTGATGAGCCTGGTGGAGAAGATACCTTCCTCCTCGCAATTCGCCGCATCGCTGAGGCAAGAGGTGGAATGAGTAACCTCTCACAGAGCACAGGCCTAGCACGCCCCAGCCTGTACCGCTCGATCGCGGCAGGAGGTGACCCGAAACTCTCCACCGTTCTGAAGGTGCTTCAAGCTCTGGGCATCGGTATGTCGAAGGTCGTATCACACAGAGCAGAAGAAGCTTGCGACTGA
- a CDS encoding phage baseplate assembly protein V, with amino-acid sequence MEDAIRRAVERQFPEITGGYHLPRFGRVVAVPDAPQAQGLCDDFRPRFGVDVQILLPDGEPDPALPILNSLPLPAPMGGQEAGMFGFPEEGTTVVVSFAYGLPHKPFITQILPHGLSLPRVPKGDQVWQHSEACQQRVDADGNWLRQTDGKILDKAIEREVESMTNTERYQSHTREVDDHSTESVGGVKKIEALGALKLLSGGSASLASVDDLHQATGRDLNLVVGQKHNATVGGDMQEQVQGLRRSVAKVSQRLQAPKTWLGSEGVNVLQVLCDLLDVVEQMNTQLAVHVHGPSPAPNNAGAFTAAGTTTKALGVQLKPITM; translated from the coding sequence ATGGAAGACGCAATCCGCCGCGCAGTAGAGCGCCAATTCCCTGAAATCACCGGCGGCTACCACTTGCCGCGCTTTGGGCGTGTCGTCGCGGTACCGGACGCGCCCCAGGCGCAAGGCCTGTGCGATGACTTCCGCCCACGCTTCGGCGTGGACGTGCAGATCCTGCTGCCTGACGGTGAACCCGACCCCGCCCTCCCGATCCTCAACAGCCTGCCTTTGCCAGCCCCTATGGGCGGTCAGGAGGCCGGTATGTTCGGCTTCCCCGAGGAGGGCACCACTGTGGTGGTTTCGTTCGCCTATGGCCTGCCGCACAAGCCCTTCATCACGCAGATCCTGCCGCATGGCCTGAGCCTGCCCCGGGTACCGAAAGGCGACCAGGTCTGGCAGCACAGCGAGGCCTGCCAGCAGCGCGTCGACGCGGACGGCAACTGGCTGCGCCAGACGGATGGCAAGATCCTGGACAAGGCGATCGAGCGGGAAGTGGAGTCGATGACCAACACCGAGCGGTACCAGAGCCATACCAGGGAGGTAGATGACCATTCCACCGAGTCGGTGGGCGGGGTCAAGAAGATCGAGGCCCTGGGGGCACTCAAGCTGCTGTCAGGCGGCTCTGCCAGCCTGGCCTCGGTCGATGACCTGCACCAGGCCACTGGTCGCGACCTGAACCTGGTGGTGGGGCAGAAGCACAACGCCACGGTAGGCGGTGACATGCAGGAGCAGGTCCAAGGCTTACGCCGGAGCGTGGCCAAAGTCAGTCAGCGCCTGCAGGCGCCCAAGACCTGGTTGGGGTCGGAAGGGGTCAATGTGCTGCAAGTGCTGTGTGATCTGCTGGACGTGGTGGAACAGATGAACACCCAGTTGGCCGTGCACGTCCATGGGCCCAGCCCGGCACCCAACAACGCTGGGGCATTCACCGCCGCCGGCACAACCACCAAGGCCTTGGGCGTGCAACTCAAGCCCATTACGATGTAG
- a CDS encoding DNA-binding protein codes for MTQLLLDGEQVRGKTLKITANLRIEADDLSGQTSNTETAHKGFKPKTLTVTLTIPYVDHQWLRNLMRLAEATEGGGQLKMYRIVNDTAAAFGMRQVQFSDGVSAREDDILNCWRVQFSLAEKKSNPEKVEKRRAPNAVQSQSGTGSGVGGTAGTGGEAGKGQELTGFEATLKKVDDWLGSAS; via the coding sequence ATGACTCAGTTACTCCTAGACGGCGAGCAAGTCCGGGGCAAGACGCTCAAGATCACCGCGAACCTGCGCATCGAGGCCGACGACCTTTCAGGGCAGACCAGCAACACCGAGACAGCGCACAAGGGCTTTAAGCCCAAGACCCTCACCGTGACGCTGACCATCCCTTACGTCGACCACCAATGGCTACGCAATCTGATGCGCCTGGCCGAGGCCACCGAGGGCGGTGGCCAGCTCAAGATGTACCGCATCGTGAACGACACGGCTGCCGCCTTCGGCATGCGCCAAGTGCAGTTTTCGGACGGTGTTAGCGCCCGGGAAGACGACATCCTCAACTGCTGGCGGGTGCAGTTCAGCCTGGCCGAGAAGAAGTCGAACCCCGAGAAGGTCGAGAAGCGCCGAGCCCCGAACGCGGTCCAGTCCCAGTCCGGGACCGGCTCGGGCGTGGGCGGTACCGCCGGTACCGGCGGTGAAGCGGGCAAGGGTCAGGAGCTGACAGGCTTCGAAGCCACCTTGAAGAAAGTGGATGACTGGCTGGGGAGCGCGTCGTGA